In Myxococcota bacterium, one genomic interval encodes:
- a CDS encoding DUF3604 domain-containing protein: MRRIGIVLAAAVVLAGLGTAYAWWGGSGKRGTIDGVDVAPATAARSDADVAAVATEQRDATRGVGAEPSGQILFGDLHVHTTLSDDAFLLNLPLMGGAGAMTPADACDFARHCAALDFWSINDHAQSLHPEDWKNTVASIRACNDRAGDPRNPDSVAFLGWEWTQAGLSPDEHYGHKNVVLAHTDDARIPARPIAAKARPLLFSGMSPLVRGFVGLLDGRFDDLSRRVAQRTDAPVCGDGPVRTLDADCKEVAPTPADLFRKLDDWGHDAIVIPHGTAWGVYTPPDSSWDKQLAGALHDPDWQTMLEVYSGHGDSEVYRDWRPLTRDGAGEPVCPGARDDYLPVCRQAGRIIRARCLAAGESGAECETRAETARQNAMRAGKDAIATIENGSSQEWLDAGQCRDCNQPSFNYVPTGSAQYIAALGNFGTDPDAPRRFRMGFMASSDNHSARPGTGFKELLTHSDGGFDDPDGAPALGKALRARLGGSGEGAARSVRILPGETSVLSSLAGAERTASFQYTGGLVAVHADGRDRASIWEALERRSIYGTSGPRILLWFELLTEEGALPMGSELESDATPRFRVRAVGSRTQKPGCPDEPLAQLGPDEVARLCVGECYHPGDTRRPIERIDLIRIRPQVRPDEDIGGLIDDPWQSFECDGDAAGCVATFRDDAFPAGGRDTVYYARVFEAPAPTANGTPLNCTRDAAGRCTAVAICGDTEPCLAPDRPRAWSSPIYLDHPSARRSR; encoded by the coding sequence CGGTCAGATCCTGTTCGGGGATCTTCACGTCCACACGACGCTCTCGGACGATGCGTTCCTGCTGAACCTGCCACTGATGGGCGGTGCCGGGGCGATGACACCGGCGGATGCCTGCGACTTCGCCCGCCACTGCGCGGCCCTCGACTTCTGGTCGATCAACGACCACGCCCAGTCACTCCATCCCGAAGACTGGAAGAACACGGTGGCGTCGATCCGCGCCTGCAACGACCGAGCGGGCGATCCAAGAAACCCGGACAGCGTGGCCTTCCTGGGTTGGGAATGGACCCAGGCCGGGCTCTCACCAGACGAGCACTACGGACACAAGAACGTGGTGCTCGCCCACACCGACGACGCGCGGATCCCCGCGCGCCCGATCGCCGCGAAGGCGCGCCCACTGCTCTTCTCCGGGATGTCGCCGCTCGTGCGCGGGTTCGTCGGCCTGCTCGACGGCCGTTTCGATGATCTCTCGCGGCGCGTCGCGCAGCGGACCGATGCGCCCGTCTGCGGAGACGGCCCCGTCCGCACGCTCGACGCGGATTGCAAAGAAGTCGCGCCCACCCCGGCCGACCTGTTTCGGAAGCTCGACGACTGGGGGCACGACGCCATCGTGATCCCCCACGGCACCGCCTGGGGCGTCTACACACCGCCCGACTCGAGCTGGGACAAGCAGCTCGCCGGCGCCCTCCACGACCCCGACTGGCAGACGATGCTCGAGGTCTACTCGGGGCACGGCGACTCCGAGGTCTACCGCGACTGGCGCCCCCTCACGCGCGACGGGGCCGGTGAGCCCGTGTGCCCCGGAGCCCGCGACGACTACCTGCCCGTGTGTCGCCAGGCGGGACGGATCATCCGCGCGCGCTGCCTCGCCGCCGGCGAAAGTGGAGCCGAGTGCGAAACGCGTGCAGAAACCGCCCGCCAGAACGCGATGCGCGCGGGCAAGGACGCGATCGCGACGATCGAGAACGGCAGCTCGCAGGAGTGGCTCGACGCCGGCCAGTGCCGCGACTGCAACCAGCCGTCCTTCAACTACGTCCCCACCGGATCGGCCCAGTACATCGCGGCGCTCGGCAACTTCGGCACCGACCCGGACGCACCCCGCCGCTTCCGGATGGGCTTCATGGCCTCCAGCGACAACCACTCGGCCCGTCCCGGCACCGGCTTCAAAGAACTGCTGACCCACAGCGACGGCGGCTTCGACGATCCCGACGGTGCGCCGGCCCTGGGCAAGGCGCTGCGCGCACGGCTCGGCGGCTCGGGGGAGGGCGCGGCCCGCTCCGTGCGGATCCTCCCCGGCGAGACGAGCGTGCTGAGTTCGCTGGCCGGCGCCGAGCGGACCGCTTCGTTCCAGTACACGGGCGGTCTCGTCGCCGTCCACGCCGACGGACGAGACCGCGCCTCGATCTGGGAAGCGCTCGAGCGGCGCTCGATCTACGGCACGAGCGGCCCGCGCATCCTGCTGTGGTTCGAGCTGCTCACCGAGGAGGGCGCGCTCCCGATGGGGTCGGAGCTCGAGAGCGACGCGACGCCACGCTTCCGCGTGCGCGCCGTCGGTTCGCGCACCCAGAAGCCGGGCTGCCCCGACGAACCGCTGGCCCAGCTGGGCCCGGACGAAGTGGCGCGACTCTGCGTAGGCGAGTGCTACCACCCGGGCGACACCCGCCGGCCGATCGAACGCATCGACCTGATCCGCATTCGCCCCCAGGTCCGCCCCGATGAAGACATCGGCGGCCTGATCGACGATCCGTGGCAGAGCTTCGAATGCGACGGGGATGCGGCCGGCTGCGTCGCGACCTTCCGCGACGACGCGTTCCCAGCCGGTGGCCGCGACACCGTGTACTACGCGCGGGTCTTCGAAGCCCCCGCCCCGACCGCGAATGGCACCCCGCTGAACTGCACGCGAGATGCGGCGGGCCGCTGCACCGCGGTCGCCATCTGCGGCGACACCGAACCCTGCCTGGCACCCGACCGCCCACGCGCCTGGTCGTCGCCTATCTATCTGGACCATCCGAGCGCGCGGCGCTCGCGCTAG